In the Flavobacterium sp. 90 genome, GATAACCATCCAATTGAAATCTGGTCATTAACAGTTTTTGAGCAAAAACTTAAATATATTCATCAAAACCCGGTAAAATCCGGATTTGTAATTGATGCTGTAGATTGGAAATATAGTTCCGCTAGAAATTACTCCAATAATGATCATACTATTTTAGAAATACATCTTAATTGATTTTGATTGTAGGCACGAGCGGGACGCTCGCGCTAGCGACGGAAACGACAATAATATATCAAAAAGAAAACGTTTAAAAAAACATAAACAATAGGCAAAACCTGATAAATATCATGTATTGCTTTTTTGTAATATCTTAACATTGTTCTTTCTTAACACCTATATATGGATATAAATAAATTGCTCAATAAATCCCATAATTTCACTACGTTTTTAGCCCTGATAGTCCCGACGCTTCGGGAGGAAAGCCTTTTTTGAGAAAGCCTATTTTTTCTGGCTTTTGCAGAGCGACCGGAGGAAGCTCCTGCAAGTGTCAAGAAAAAAAGGGTTTAGAGAAAAAGATTGCAACGGGCGGTCCCGATAGCTATCGGGATTCTTAAAAAAAACTTAAATCTTAATCTGCTATTCATAAATCATAACTACCTTTGCACTGTCAAAAAATCATATTATGAACATACAACATATTCCTCAAATTAAGCATACTGATAGTGGAAACTTCTTTTTATTGGCGGGACCTTGCGCTATTGAAGGAGAAGAAATGGCTCTCAGAATTGCTGAAAAATTAGTTGGTATTACCGACAAACTTCAGATTCCTTATGTATTTAAAGGATCGTTTAAAAAAGCCAACCGTTCTAGAATTGATAGTTTTTCTGGAATTGGTGACGAAAAAGCATTAAAAATTTTAAGAAAAGTTTCGGAAACTTTTCACGTTCCAACTGTAACAGATATTCATACTAATGAAGATGCTGAAATGGCTGCACAATACGTTGATGTATTGCAAATTCCAGCATTCTTAGTTCGCCAAACTGACCTTGTTGTAGCGGCTGCAAATACTGGAAAAGTGGTAAACTTGAAAAAAGGACAATTTATGAGTCCGGAAAGCATGAAACACGCGGTTCAAAAAGTACTAGATTGCCATAACGAAAATGTAATGGTTACGGATCGTGGTACTATGTTTGGTTATCAGGACATGATTGTTGATTTTAGAGGAATTCCTACCATGCAACAATATGCTTCTACGGTTCTTGATGTAACGCACTCGTTACAACAACCTAACCAAACTGCAGGTGTTACGGGTGGAAGACCTGATATGATAGAAACTGTTGCCAAAGC is a window encoding:
- the kdsA gene encoding 3-deoxy-8-phosphooctulonate synthase translates to MNIQHIPQIKHTDSGNFFLLAGPCAIEGEEMALRIAEKLVGITDKLQIPYVFKGSFKKANRSRIDSFSGIGDEKALKILRKVSETFHVPTVTDIHTNEDAEMAAQYVDVLQIPAFLVRQTDLVVAAANTGKVVNLKKGQFMSPESMKHAVQKVLDCHNENVMVTDRGTMFGYQDMIVDFRGIPTMQQYASTVLDVTHSLQQPNQTAGVTGGRPDMIETVAKAGIAVGVDGIFIETHFDPANAKSDGANMLHLDYFEGLMTKLVAIRKTVNSF